The DNA window GCTCACGGGCTGGCTCAAGGACCACAAGATCACTGAAGTGGAATGCGTCATCAGCGACCTCACCGGGATCGCTCGCGGCAAGATTTCGCCGACCAGCAAGTTCCTCGGCGAGAAGGGCATGCGCCTGCCGGAGAGCGTCCTGCTGCAGACTGTGACTGGCGACTACATCGCCGACGAGGTTTATTACCAACTGCTCGACCCGGCGGACATCGACATGATCTGCCGCCCCGACCCGAATGCCGTCTATAGCGTGCCCTGGGCCATCGAGCCGACTGCGCTGGTGATCCACGACAGCTACGACAAGCAGGGCAATCCCATCGAGCTGTCGCCGCGCAACGTACTGAAGAAGGTGCTGGCGCTCTACGCCGACCGTGGCTGGCAGCCCATCGTGGCGCCAGAGATGGAGTTCTACCTGACCAAGCGCTGCGAAGACCCGGACCTGCCGCTGCAGGCGCCGATCGGTCGCTCCGGTCGACAGGAAACCGGGCGCCAGTCGTTTTCCATCGACGCCGCCAACGAGTTCGACCCGCTCTTCGAAGACATGTACGACTGGTGCGAGACCCAGGGGCTGGACCTGGACACGCTGATCCATGAGGAAGGCACCGCGCAGATGGAAATCAACTTCCGTCATGGCGAGGCGCTGCACCTGGCCGACCAGATTCTGGTGTTCAAGCGGACCATGCGCGAGGCGGCGCTCAAGCACAATGTCGCCGCCACCTTCATGGCCAAGCCGATGACCGGCGAGCCGGGCAGCGCCATGCACTTGCACCAGAGCGTCATCGATGTGGCCAGTGGGCGCAATGTCTTCTCGGACGAGCAGGGCGGCATGAGCCAGCTGTTCCTCGACCATGTCGGCGGCCTGCAGAAGTTCATCCCCGAGCTGCTGCCGATGTTTGCGCCCAACGTCAATTCGTTCCGCCGTTTCCTGCCCGACACCTCGGCGCCGGTCAACGTCGAGTGGGGCGAGGAGAACCGCACCGTGGGCCTGCGCGTGCCGGATTCGTCGCCGGACAACCGGCGGGTGGAGAACCGCCTGGCCGGTGCGGATGCCAACCCCTACCTGGCCATCGCGGCCAGCCTGCTGTGTGGCTATATCGGCATGACCGAGGGCATCGAGCCGAGTGCGCCGGTCAAGGGCCGTGGCTACGAGCGCCGCAACCTGCGCTTGCCGTTCACTCTGGAGGCCGCGCTGGAGCGCATGGAGAGCTGCCAGGCGCTGCACCGCTACCTGAGCCCGAAATTCATCCAGGGCTATGTGGCGGTCAAGCGCACGGAGCAGGAGAACTACAACCGGGTGATCAGTTCCTGGGAGCGCGAATTCCTGCTGCTTTCGGTGTGATTTTGCACTGTTTTGGTGCGCAGGGTTGCGTCGGTCGTGGAAACGGGGCTGTCCGCGGGGCTTTGCCGAATATCAGAGTGTCGATAGACCGGCTGACAGGCCTGCGGGCGCAAGGCCCGTGGAGGCTTTTTGCCCCGTGTTCTGGGCCAGGTTGACTGCCCTGGCGGCCGGCACGCTTTCCGGCACCCTATTTGCTAAAACAATTGTGTTCGGGCCAGGTGAAAAATTGTCTCCAGAACTGTGCCAGGTGTTTAAAAATGGTGACGAAGTTGCCAGACTGCGCGGGTTTTCCAGGTCCGCGGGAAAACGTCCCGGACCAGACGGACAGAAGCCTGATCTTGCCCTGAAAAAACGCTATCAACGACAGGAGTTGCACTGATGAAACCCTTTGCCAAGACCCTCCTTGCCTTGACACTCGTCGGTGCTGTCGCCGGGGTCGCGCAGGCCAAAGACAAGGTTCTGCACGTCTATAACTGGTCCGACTACATCGCCGAGGACACGCTGGAGAACTTCACCAAGGAGACCGGCATCAAGGTGGTCTACGACGTGTTCGACAGCAATGAAGTGCTGGAGGCCAAGCTGTTGGCCGGTGCTTCGGGTTATGACATCGTCGTGCCCTCCAACCCCTTCCTGGCCAAGCAGATCAAGGCCGGCGTATTCCAGAAACTGGACCGCTCGAAGCTGAGCAACTGGGAAAACCTCGACAAGGATCTGCTCAAGGCGCTGGAGCCGAGCGATCCGGGCAATGCCTATTCGATCCCTTATATGTGGGGCACCATCGGCATCGGCTACAACGTCGACAAGGTCAAGGCGGTACTGGGCGAGAACGCCCCCGTCGACTCCTGGGACCTGGTGTTCAAACCCGAGAATATCGAGAAGCTCAAGTCCTGCGGCGTGGCCTTCCTCGATTCGCCCACCGAAATCCTGCCGGCCGCCCTGCATTACCTGGGTTTGCCGCCAGACAGCGGTGACAGCGCCGAGCTGAAGAAGGCCGAGGACCTGTTCATGCAGATCCGCCCGAACGTGGCCTACTTCCATTCGTCCAAGTACATCTCAGATCTGGCCAACGGCAATATCTGCGTGGCTATCGGCTATTCCGGCGATATCTACCAGGCCAAGTCCCGTGCCGAAGAAGCCAAGAACGGCGTGACCGTGGGCTACAAGATTCCCAAGGAAGGCGCTGGCAGCTTCTTCGACATGCTGGCTATCCCTGCCGACGCCAAGAACGTCGAGAATGCCCATGTCTTCCTCAACTACCTGCTGCGTCCGGAAGTCATGGCGCCCATCGTCGACTACGTGCAGTTCCCCAGCGCCAATGCTGCGGCGACTCCGCTGATCGACAAGAGCATCAGCAGCGACCCGGGCATCTACCCGAGCCAGGCCGTGCTGCAGAAGCTCTATACCTTCCCCGACCTGGCGGCCAAGACCCAGCGTGCCATCACCCGTAGCTGGACCAAGATCAAATCGGGTCGTTGAGGGTCGAACTGAAACAGGGTTGTCGTCAGCGGCTGCTAATGTCGCTGGCGCCCTGATATGAGCCAGGGTGACGCGCCTGAATAAAGGTGCGTCGTAGCCATGGGTTTTGTGGGGCATGGCCCCGAACACCATCGTGATGAACAGGCGCTTGTCGGCATTCACTTGCTGCTGGCGCCTTTGCATTTTCACTGGCCGAAGCCTTAGCCGGCTGGCCGGTCGGCGCATTCAGCGCCAGAATTCGAAGACCCTGCGGCCATGGCCGTTCCATTACCTCTGAATCCGGGAGTTCGCGCATGGCCGTAGCCTCCAGCGCCTACAAGAAAGCCCTTTCGGGCGAAAGCAAAAGCCGGCAGGTGCTGCTGAAAATCGACCGCGTCACGAAGAAGTTCGACGAAACCGTGGCGGTCGACGAGGTTTCCCTGAATATCCACCAGGGCGAGATATTCGCCCTGCTCGGTGGCTCGGGCTCTGGCAAGTCGACGCTGCTGCGCATGCTCGCCGGTTTCGAGCGGCCGAGCGAAGGGCGCATCTACCTGGATGGCCAGGACATCACCGACCTGCCGCCCTACGAGCGGCCGATCAACATGATGTTCCAGTCCTATGCGCTGTTCCCGCACATGAGTGTCGAGCAGAACATCGCCTTCGGCCTCAAGCAGGACAACCTGCCCAAGGACGAGATCGCCGAGCGCGTGGCCGAGATGCTGCGCCTGGTGCAGATGAGCCAGTACGCCAAGCGCCTGCCACACCAGTTGTCCGGTGGCCAGCGCCAGCGCGTGGCCCTGGCGCGCTCGTTGGCCAAGCGTCCCAAACTGTTGTTGCTCGACGAGCCGATGGGCGCGCTGGACAAGAAGCTGCGTTCGCAGATGCAACTGGAGCTGGTGGAGATCATCGAGCGGGTCGGCGTGACCTGCGTGATGGTCACCCATGACCAGGAAGAGGCCATGACCATGGCCGAGCGCATCGCCATCATGCACCTGGGCTGGATCGCCCAGGTCGGCAGCCCGATGGACATCTACGAAACCCCGGCCAACCGCCTGGTCTGCGAGTTCATCGGCAACGTCAACCTGTTCGACGGCGAGCTGATCGAAGACCTGGAAGACCATGCGGTGATCGCCTGTCCGCAACTGGAGCGACCGATCTATATCGGCCACGGCATCAGCACCCGCGCCGAAGACAAGCGCGTGACCTTCGCCCTGCGCCCGGAAAAGCTGCTGATGAGCCTGGAAAAGCCCGAGCTCGAGCATGAAGAGTACAACTGGGTGATGGGCACCGTGCATGACATCGCCTACCTGGGCGGCCACTCGGTCTATTACATCCGCCTGGAATCCGGCCTGTTGCTGCAAGCCTTCGTCGCCAACGCCGAGCGCCATGTGAAGTGGCCGACCTGGGAAGAACAGGTCTACCTCTACTGGCTGGGCGACAGCGGCGTGGTGCTGCAGGCATGAAGCGGGTAGCGCTGAACAAGGGGCGCCGGCTGGTCATCGGCATCCCCTTTCTGTGGCTGATGCTGTTCTTCCTGCTGCCGTTCGCCATCGTGCTGAAGATCAGCTTCTCCGAAGCGGACGTGGCGATCCCGCCTTATACCGAGGTGGTCAGCTACGCCGATCAGCAGTTGCAGATCCTGATCAACCTCGGCAACTACATCTTCCTCAGCGAGGACGAGCTGTACCTGGCCGCCTACCTGGGCTCGCTGAAGATCGCCTTCTTTTCCACGCTGCTGTGCCTGCTGATCGGCTACCCGATGGCCTACGCCATCGCCCGGGCGCGCAAGGACATCCAGACCGTCCTGCTGCTGCTGATCATGATGCCGACCTGGACCGCGATCCTGATCCGCGTCTACGCCTGGATGGGCATCCTCAGCAACAACGGCCTGCTCAACAGCACGCTGATGAGCATCGGCCTGATCGACCAACCGTTGCAGATCCTCAATACCGACCTGGCGGTCTACATCGGCGTGGTCTATTCCTACCTGCCGTTCATGATCCTGCCGCTCTACGCCAATCTGGTAAAGCACGACATGAGCCTGCTGGAAGCCGCCGCCGACCTGGGCGCCCGCCGTTTCACCAGCTTCTGGAAGATCACCGTGCCGCTTTCGCGCAGCGGCATCATCGCCGGCTGCATGCTGGTGTTCATCCCGGTGGTGGGTGAGTTCGTCATCCCCGAACTGCTCGGCGGGCCCGAGACGCTGATGATCGGCAAGGTGCTGTGGCAGGAGTTCTTCAACAACCGCGACTGGCCGGTGGCGTCCGCGCTGGCGGTGGTGATGCTGGCGATCCTGTTGATACCGATCATTCTCTTCAATCGTAACCAGGCGAAAGAGCTGGAGGGCAAGCTATGAAGCGCTACAGCTTTTCCAACCTGATCCTGGCGCTCGGCCTGCTGTTCATCTACCTGCCGATGGTGATTCTGGTCATCTACTCGTTCAACGGCTCGCGGCTGGTGACGGTCTGGGGCGGCTGGTCGGTCAAGTGGTACACCGGCCTGCTGGACAACACCCAGTTGATGGGGGCGGTGATGCGCTCGCTGGAGGTGGCGCTGTACAGCTCAATTGCGGCGGTGGCGCTGGGCACCATGGCGGCCTTCGTGCTGACGCGCATCCCGGTGTTCCGTGGGCGCACGCTGTTCGGCGGCCTGGTCACCGCACCGCTGGTGATGCCGGAAGTGATCACCGGTCTGTCGCTGCTGCTGCTGTTCGTTGCGATGGCGCAACTGGTCGGCTGGCCGGCCCAGCGGGGGATCGTCACTATCTGGATCGCCCACACCACCTTCTGCTCGGCCTATGTCGCAGTGATCGTGATGGCGCGCCTGCGCGAGCTGGACCAGTCCATCGAGGAAGCCGCGATGGACCTGGGCGCGCGGCCGTGGAAGGTGTTCTTCGTCATCACCATGCCGATGATCGCGCCATCGCTGGTGGCGGGCGGCATGCTGTCGTTCGCGCTGTCGCTGGATGACCTGGTGCTGGCCAGCTTCGTCTCCGGCCCAGGCTCGACCACGTTGCCGATGGAAATCTTCTCGGCGGTGCGCCTGGGCGTGAAGCCGGAGATCAACGCCGTGGCCAGCCTGATTCTGCTGGTGATCTCGTTGTTCACTTTCCTGGCCTGGTACATCACCCGCCGTGCCGAGAAGCGCCGCAGCCGTGCGCTGCAGCAGGTGCGTGAGGAAGCGATCAGCTAGATCGGTACATGCTCAGGGTAACCTCCTGGCCTGCTCGCTGCGCGCCAGGATGGATGCATCGATGCACACAAGCGTTATCACCAGGGATGGATATCGGAGAGCGGGATGAGAGTACCCCTGTTAATTCTGGCTGCGACAGCCTGTTTCTTGTTCTGGCTGAAGAACAGCCCTGATTCGCAGCCGGGGAACACCACCGCTCCCTACCACACCCAGCTTTCTGCATCGGCACAGGGCTCATACGAACCGCAGGGGCGCAGCGGTACGGCCCCGTCATCGCGGTATTCCGCTCCCGTCGAAACCGCCCCGGCGACCGCTCAACAGCAGGAGTTGTACAAGACGCTGGAGCGAATCAGGCGTGGCGGGCCTTATCCCTACCCGCGCGATGGCATCACCTTCAGTAACCGTGAAAAGCTATTGCCGGCAAGGCCGAGAGGCTATTACCGGGAGTACACGGTCGATACGCCGGGGTTGTCGCACCGAGGGCCGCGTCGTGTGGTGACCGGCGGAAACCCGCCGGTAGAGTTCTACTACACGCAAGACCACTACCGCTCCTTCGTCCGCATCAGGGGGCACTGAGATGACGGCATTGACCGACGGGCCTGTGAGTATTGTCTGGAATGACCATGGCGCATTCGATGCGCAGGCCATCGCGCTGGATGAAAATGGCCGGCTGGACAAGCAGACACTGATGTCCAGGCTGAGGGAGGCGTTCAACTTCCCGGATTACTTTGGTGAGAATTGGGATGCGGTCTACGACCTGCTCCTGAATCATGCGGACGTGTTGGAAGGCCCCTCCATCTGGCGATTCTCGATCGACCGCTCATCCTCAGTGGACGAAGACGATCTGGCGATCTGGATAGAGCTGATGACCGATGTCTGCGCGTATGCCGAATCCCAGGGGCAGCCATTGCGGGTCGTCATAGAGCGTGGCCAGAAGGTCTGACGGTTAGCCAGGCCGCTCCTGCCCATCGTCTCAATACCAGCGCTTTTCCCCTTCCGGGCGTTTCTTGAAGCGCTTCATGGTCCACATGTACTGGTCCGGGTACTGGCGTACATAGCGCGCCACCACCTCGCTCATGGCCGCTGCGCTGGTGCGTGCATCCTCGCTGTACATGCCCTCTGGCGCGGCTTCGAGGATCACGCGGAAGCCGCTGCCATCCTCCAGCCGCAGGGCGTGCAGGAACACCCCTTGCGCCTTGCCGCCCTTGAGCATGCCATGTACGAACTTGCTGGTCAGTGCCTGGGTGCCGAGGAAGGGCACGAACTCGCCACTGGACAGGCTGGGCTCGGGGTCGGCGGGAATGCCCACCGATCCACCCCGGCGGACTTCCTTGATAACGCTGAGAATCCCTTCCTTGGTCGAGGGTGCGACCCGGTTGCCCAACTGCACGCGCTGCTTCTGCAACAGCTCATCGAGGGCCTGCAACTTGGGCGGACGGTAGAAAATGATCGGTTTGCACTGTGAGCAGTAGAAGTGGTTGAGCACTTCCCAGTTGCCGAGGTGGCTGGTGATACCGACCACGCCCTTGCCGGACGCCAGGGCCTGTTCGAGCACTTCCAACCCTTGGACTTCCTTGACCAGCGCCAGGGACTTCTCGGCAGGCCAGATCCAGGCACAGGCGCTTTCCGCCAGGGCCTTGCCGATGCCGCGCAGGCTTTTGCCCAGCAGTCGCTCCAGTTCGGCGTCGCTCAGCTCGGGGAAACAGTGGCGCAGATTGATACGGGCCACTTCGCGGGAGCGGTTAGGCAGCTTCCACATCAGCCAGCCGATCAGCGACCCGCTCTTTTGCACCAGCGGCCATGGCAGCGCGGCCAGCAGACGCAGAAAACCGACGCCCAGTACACCTTTGAGCTTTTCCACAGGAATGTTTCCGGACCCGAAAAAGGTGCATTGTAACCAGCCGGTCGGCTGGGGCGTTAACCCCTGTGGGGTGACCAGGGCAATCGTATGAAGACCGTGGTGCTTGCTCATATGAGCAGATCACACGGATTTCCATGGCTTCTGCCCCCTCTCCCGCTTGCGGGAGAGGGCTGGGGAGAGGGTGGTTATCTGGTATCCCGATGGGAGGACGGGCCGAGCCCAGGATAGCGGTCGCAGTCGGTGGTGTGGTCCATCACCATGCCGCTGGCCTGCATGAAGGCGTAGCAGATGGTCGGGCCGACGAAGGTGAAGCCGGCTTTCTTCAAGGCCTTGCTCATGGCTTCGGCCTGCGCCGTGGTGACGGGGATCTCGCCGCGTCCCTGCCAGTGGTTGATGACAGGGCTGCCGCCGACGAACGACCACAGCAGGGCGGCTGGGTCATCCTGAGCCAGCCAGGCACGGGCATTCTGCCGGGCCGCCTTGAGCTTGAGCCGGTTGCGGATGATGCCGGGGTCCTGCATCCGCTCTTCGATCTCGTCGTCGCTCATGCGCGCCAGACGTTCCGGGTCGAAGTTCCACAGCACCTGCCGGTAGCGTTCGCGCTTCTTCAGGATGGTGATCCAGGACAAACCCGCCTGGAAGCCTTCCAGCAGCAACAGTTCGAACAGCGCCCGTGGCTCGCGCAAGGGCACGCCCCACTCGTGGTCATGGTAGGCGATATACAGAGGGTCGTCGGTACACCAGAAACAGCGGGGCATGGTGGCAGTCCGTTTGTGAGTAGAAGCGACCGCAGTCTACAGGCTCGAGGCGCTGGCTTGCCGCTTTGGCGCGTGGCGGCAGGGCAGGTATGGCGCTTGTGCAAAGGCCGCACCTTGCGTTGCAAGCCAAGGGCCGACATTATCTGCGCCCTTTTCTGGCGACCGCCAAGCCATACAGATGAGACAGCGTCATGCCTGATTCACGTGTGTTGGAAGATTGTGCTGTGAAGCCCGCTTTCCTGTCGAAAGAGCGGATCACCGCCAAACCTGGCTTCAACCGCTGGCTGGTGCCGCCGGCAGCACTGGCCATCCACCTGTGCATCGGCATGGCCTATGGCTTTTCGGTGTTCTGGATTCCGCTGTCCCAGGCCATCGGCATCGACAAGGCGGTCGCCTGTGCGCCCGAAATCGGTTTCTTCGAGCAACTGTTCTCCAGCCAGTGCGATTGGCCGATCTCCATGCTCGGCTGGATCTACACACTGTTCTTCGTCTTCCTCGGTTGCTCGGCGGCGGCCTGGGGTGGCTGGGTGGAGCGGGTCGGGCCGCGCAAGGCCGGCCTGGTGTCCACGCTGTGCTGGTGCGGCGGCCTGCTGATCTCGGCACTGGGCATCCATCTGCACCAGTTGTGGCTGCTCTGGCTTGGCTCCGGGGTGATCGGCGGTATCGGTCTGGGGCTGGGTTATATCTCGCCGGTCTCTACGTTGATCAAGTGGTTCCCGGACAAGCGCGGCATGGCCACCGGCATGGCGATCATGGGCTTTGGCGGCGGGGCGATGGTCGGTGCGCCCCTGGCGGCGTTGCTGATGGAGCATTTCTCCACGGCGCAGAGCGTTGGCGTCTGGCAGAGCTTCGTGGTGATGGCGCTGATCTACCTGGTGTTCATGATTGGCGGCGCCCTGGGCTACCGCGTGCCACCGGTTGGCTGGAAGCCAGAAGGCTGGGTGGTGCCCCAGGCCAAGGCCGACAATGCGATGATCACCCGCGGCCACGTGCATGTGAACACGGCCTGGAAAACCCCGCAGTTCTGGCTGATCTGGGCAGTGCTGTGCCTGAACGTGTCGGCGGGTATCGGCATCATCGGCATGGCCTCGCCGCTGTTGCAGGAAGTGTTCGCCGGGCGCCTGATCGGCCTCGAACTGTCCTTCAACCAACTCGACAAGGCGCAACTGGCCGAGATCGCGGTGATCGCCGCCGGTTTTACCGGGTTGCTCAGCCTGTTCAACATCGGCGGGCGGTTCTTCTGGGCCTCCTGCTCGGACATCATCGGTCGCAAGGCCACCTATTTCGTCTTCTTCGGCCTGGGCTTCGCCCTGTATGCCGCCGTGCCCTTGCTCGGCCA is part of the Pseudomonas sp. ABC1 genome and encodes:
- a CDS encoding glutamine synthetase family protein, whose translation is MSNKLDQLTGWLKDHKITEVECVISDLTGIARGKISPTSKFLGEKGMRLPESVLLQTVTGDYIADEVYYQLLDPADIDMICRPDPNAVYSVPWAIEPTALVIHDSYDKQGNPIELSPRNVLKKVLALYADRGWQPIVAPEMEFYLTKRCEDPDLPLQAPIGRSGRQETGRQSFSIDAANEFDPLFEDMYDWCETQGLDLDTLIHEEGTAQMEINFRHGEALHLADQILVFKRTMREAALKHNVAATFMAKPMTGEPGSAMHLHQSVIDVASGRNVFSDEQGGMSQLFLDHVGGLQKFIPELLPMFAPNVNSFRRFLPDTSAPVNVEWGEENRTVGLRVPDSSPDNRRVENRLAGADANPYLAIAASLLCGYIGMTEGIEPSAPVKGRGYERRNLRLPFTLEAALERMESCQALHRYLSPKFIQGYVAVKRTEQENYNRVISSWEREFLLLSV
- a CDS encoding polyamine ABC transporter substrate-binding protein — encoded protein: MMKPFAKTLLALTLVGAVAGVAQAKDKVLHVYNWSDYIAEDTLENFTKETGIKVVYDVFDSNEVLEAKLLAGASGYDIVVPSNPFLAKQIKAGVFQKLDRSKLSNWENLDKDLLKALEPSDPGNAYSIPYMWGTIGIGYNVDKVKAVLGENAPVDSWDLVFKPENIEKLKSCGVAFLDSPTEILPAALHYLGLPPDSGDSAELKKAEDLFMQIRPNVAYFHSSKYISDLANGNICVAIGYSGDIYQAKSRAEEAKNGVTVGYKIPKEGAGSFFDMLAIPADAKNVENAHVFLNYLLRPEVMAPIVDYVQFPSANAAATPLIDKSISSDPGIYPSQAVLQKLYTFPDLAAKTQRAITRSWTKIKSGR
- a CDS encoding ABC transporter permease subunit, translated to MKRVALNKGRRLVIGIPFLWLMLFFLLPFAIVLKISFSEADVAIPPYTEVVSYADQQLQILINLGNYIFLSEDELYLAAYLGSLKIAFFSTLLCLLIGYPMAYAIARARKDIQTVLLLLIMMPTWTAILIRVYAWMGILSNNGLLNSTLMSIGLIDQPLQILNTDLAVYIGVVYSYLPFMILPLYANLVKHDMSLLEAAADLGARRFTSFWKITVPLSRSGIIAGCMLVFIPVVGEFVIPELLGGPETLMIGKVLWQEFFNNRDWPVASALAVVMLAILLIPIILFNRNQAKELEGKL
- a CDS encoding DNA-3-methyladenine glycosylase I, giving the protein MPRCFWCTDDPLYIAYHDHEWGVPLREPRALFELLLLEGFQAGLSWITILKKRERYRQVLWNFDPERLARMSDDEIEERMQDPGIIRNRLKLKAARQNARAWLAQDDPAALLWSFVGGSPVINHWQGRGEIPVTTAQAEAMSKALKKAGFTFVGPTICYAFMQASGMVMDHTTDCDRYPGLGPSSHRDTR
- a CDS encoding lysophospholipid acyltransferase, which codes for MEKLKGVLGVGFLRLLAALPWPLVQKSGSLIGWLMWKLPNRSREVARINLRHCFPELSDAELERLLGKSLRGIGKALAESACAWIWPAEKSLALVKEVQGLEVLEQALASGKGVVGITSHLGNWEVLNHFYCSQCKPIIFYRPPKLQALDELLQKQRVQLGNRVAPSTKEGILSVIKEVRRGGSVGIPADPEPSLSSGEFVPFLGTQALTSKFVHGMLKGGKAQGVFLHALRLEDGSGFRVILEAAPEGMYSEDARTSAAAMSEVVARYVRQYPDQYMWTMKRFKKRPEGEKRWY
- a CDS encoding ribonuclease domain-containing protein is translated as MRVPLLILAATACFLFWLKNSPDSQPGNTTAPYHTQLSASAQGSYEPQGRSGTAPSSRYSAPVETAPATAQQQELYKTLERIRRGGPYPYPRDGITFSNREKLLPARPRGYYREYTVDTPGLSHRGPRRVVTGGNPPVEFYYTQDHYRSFVRIRGH
- a CDS encoding ABC transporter ATP-binding protein; translation: MAVASSAYKKALSGESKSRQVLLKIDRVTKKFDETVAVDEVSLNIHQGEIFALLGGSGSGKSTLLRMLAGFERPSEGRIYLDGQDITDLPPYERPINMMFQSYALFPHMSVEQNIAFGLKQDNLPKDEIAERVAEMLRLVQMSQYAKRLPHQLSGGQRQRVALARSLAKRPKLLLLDEPMGALDKKLRSQMQLELVEIIERVGVTCVMVTHDQEEAMTMAERIAIMHLGWIAQVGSPMDIYETPANRLVCEFIGNVNLFDGELIEDLEDHAVIACPQLERPIYIGHGISTRAEDKRVTFALRPEKLLMSLEKPELEHEEYNWVMGTVHDIAYLGGHSVYYIRLESGLLLQAFVANAERHVKWPTWEEQVYLYWLGDSGVVLQA
- a CDS encoding OFA family MFS transporter, with the translated sequence MPDSRVLEDCAVKPAFLSKERITAKPGFNRWLVPPAALAIHLCIGMAYGFSVFWIPLSQAIGIDKAVACAPEIGFFEQLFSSQCDWPISMLGWIYTLFFVFLGCSAAAWGGWVERVGPRKAGLVSTLCWCGGLLISALGIHLHQLWLLWLGSGVIGGIGLGLGYISPVSTLIKWFPDKRGMATGMAIMGFGGGAMVGAPLAALLMEHFSTAQSVGVWQSFVVMALIYLVFMIGGALGYRVPPVGWKPEGWVVPQAKADNAMITRGHVHVNTAWKTPQFWLIWAVLCLNVSAGIGIIGMASPLLQEVFAGRLIGLELSFNQLDKAQLAEIAVIAAGFTGLLSLFNIGGRFFWASCSDIIGRKATYFVFFGLGFALYAAVPLLGQWGSLALFVLAFCIILSMYGGGFATVPAYLADLFGTQMVGAIHGRLLTAWAVAGVLGPVLVNYLREYQLAIGVEKAAAYDITLYILAGLLVLGFICNALVRPVAAKHFMGEAELAELRSQGEKTVPACAELEWTANPASRPLVILTWLLVGIPMLWGMWITLQKTVVLFQ
- a CDS encoding ABC transporter permease subunit; the encoded protein is MKRYSFSNLILALGLLFIYLPMVILVIYSFNGSRLVTVWGGWSVKWYTGLLDNTQLMGAVMRSLEVALYSSIAAVALGTMAAFVLTRIPVFRGRTLFGGLVTAPLVMPEVITGLSLLLLFVAMAQLVGWPAQRGIVTIWIAHTTFCSAYVAVIVMARLRELDQSIEEAAMDLGARPWKVFFVITMPMIAPSLVAGGMLSFALSLDDLVLASFVSGPGSTTLPMEIFSAVRLGVKPEINAVASLILLVISLFTFLAWYITRRAEKRRSRALQQVREEAIS
- a CDS encoding barstar family protein — protein: MTALTDGPVSIVWNDHGAFDAQAIALDENGRLDKQTLMSRLREAFNFPDYFGENWDAVYDLLLNHADVLEGPSIWRFSIDRSSSVDEDDLAIWIELMTDVCAYAESQGQPLRVVIERGQKV